Sequence from the Christiangramia fulva genome:
TGTGATCTTCGAAAGACCGGAAGATTTTCAAAGAGCGATGGACGTATTGAAACTGATGACAGAAGAATTAAAAATATTAGGGATCTATAAAAATAATCTGATATGATCACGGCAGACAGACTTGGAGAAGTCCAGGAATACTATTTCTCGAAAAAACTTCGTGAGGTTGCCGAGTTGCGCAAACAGGGAAAACCGGTTATTAATCTCGGGATAGGAAGTCCAGATCTTGCTCCGCCAGTGGAGGTTATCGAAGCTTTGAATGAAGCTCTTACCAGCAACAATGCGCACCAGTACCAGCCTTATAAAGGAATTAATGAATTGCGCGAGGAAATTGCCAATTTCTATGATCATTTTTATGGAGTTTCTCTTGACCCTGAGAATGAAATCCTTCCGCTAATGGGCAGTAAGGAAGGGATCATGCATATTTCCATGGCTTTTTTGAATAAAGATGATGAGGTTCTGCTGCCAAATCCGGGTTATCCCACCTATAGCTCCGTAAGCCAACTGCTCGAAGCAAAGATCAGAAATTACGATCTTAAAGATGAAACCAATTGGCTGCCTGATCTTGAAGGGCTGGAAAAAGAAGATTTGAGTAAGGTGAAACTTATGTGGATCAATTATCCGAATATGCCAACGGGAACCCGGGCTCCGGAATCATTTTTTGAAGAGATCACAGCCTTTGCCGAAAAACATAAGATTCTTGTGATCAATGACAATCCGTACAGTTTTATTCAGAATTCAAAACCCTCGAGTGCCATTAAAAAGCAAAACCCAAGTGATTATGTTATGGAGCTTAATTCCCTGAGCAAAAGTTTCAATATGGCGGGATGGCGCGTTGGAATGCTGGTTGGAAGCAGGAAAAATATTGATTCGGTTTTAAGGGTAAAATCGAATATGGATAGCGGGATGTTCTATCCTGTTCAGGCCGGGGCAGTGGAAGCTTTAAAACTGAAAGAAGACTGGTTTGAAAAACAGAATAAGATTTACAGCGATCGCAAAAAACTGGTCATGCAATTTTTAAAGGAATTGGGTTGTGAGGCTGATAAAGACCAGGCAGGATTGTTTGTCTGGGCGAAGGTCCCTGCAGGTAAAACTTCAGCTGAAGTGGTTGATGAATTGCTTTATAAATACGATATTTTCACTACACCGGGCTTTATTTTTGGCTCGAACGGGGAGGGTTATGTGCGCCTTTCACTCTGCGCTTCAGAAAATGCGATCAACGAAGCTCTAAACAGGATCAAACGATGAATGTCTTTATAATTGGAACAGGATTGATAGGAGGTTCTTTTGCGCTGGACCTGAAACAGGTGATGCCGAAAGTAAAGATCTTCGGGATCGATGCGAAAGAGGAACATCTTCAGCAGGCACTCGAAACCGGAATTATTGATGCAGAGGCAAATTTCTCTGATCTCTGTAATGCCGAACTGGTTTACTTAGCAATTCCTGTGGATGCGGCGATTAAATTGCTACCCGAAATTCTGGAATTAGTACCTGAAAACTGCGTGGTGATCGATACCGGCTCAACTAAAGAGAAAATTTGTCAGCTGGTTGCCGATCATCCCAAAAGAAGGAACTTTCTTGCGGCCCATCCCATTGCCGGAACAGAATTTTCGGGACCATCAGCGGCGATAAACGGATTGTTCTCCAAAAAAACGAATATTATCTGCGAAGTGGAGAAAACAGCTTTTAAGCTTCAGGAAAAAGCCCTCGAAATTTTCCACTCAGTTGGGATGAGAATCCGGTATATGGATCCTGCATCGCATGACCGCCATATTGCCTATGTTTCCCATTTGTCACATATAAGTTCATTCATGCTGGGCAAAACTGTGTTGGAAAAAGAGAAGAACGAGCGGGATATTTTTGACCTGGCGGGAAGTGGTTTCGCATCCACGGTAAGGCTTGCCAAAAGCTCCCCCGCTATGTGGACCCCGATTTTCGCACAGAATAAAGATAATGTGCTGGAAACCCTGGATGAATATATTTCCAATTTATCGCACTTCAGAGAATTGCTTTCTAAAGATAATTTTGAAGAAGTTTTCAGCGAAATGGATAAAACCAATCATATAAAATCAGTATTAAACGGAATAACAGAAAATGAACCCTTAAAGAAACTGGAAAATGGAAAATAAGAAAGAACTTAGAAAATGGTTAGATGATTTCGGACTGGATCATCCGCTCGTAATCGCGGGGCCCTGCAGCGCCGAAACCGAAGAACAGGTGCTAACCATCGCACATCAGTTAAAAGACAGTGATGCTACCGTACTGCGCGCTGGAATCTGGAAACCCCGAACCCGGCCGGGAAATTTTGAAGGCGTGGGCTCCCTCGGGCTAAAATGGCTTCAGAAAGCCAAAGAAGAAACAGGAATGTTAACTACTACTGAAGTTGCAAATCCTACTCATGTTGATCTGGCATTGAAGCACGATGTGGATATTCTCTGGATTGGGGCGCGTACTACCGTTTCTCCTTTTATTGTTCAGGAAATTGCCGATGCACTAAAAGGAACAGATAAGATCGTACTCGTTAAAAACCCTGTAAATCCTGATCTGGCACTTTGGCTGGGAGCTGTGGAAAGATTATATACAGCCGATATCTCGAACCTGGGAGTGATCCACCGCGGATTTTCAGCTTATGAAAAGACGAAATATCGAAATAATCCCGAATGGCAGATCGCAATCGAACTTCAGAATAAATTTCCTGACCTGCCACTTATCCTTGATCCATCGCATATTGCAGGAAGAAGAGATATTATTTTTGATCTGTGCCAGACTGCCCTGGATCTCAATTACGATGGAATAATGGTTGAAACTCATCATACACCTGATGATGCCTGGAGCGATGCCAAACAACAAATTACTCCCGATACTTTAAAACAGATTATGAAAGATTTGAAAGTACGAAAAGAGGTTTCTGCAAGCGAGGAATATCAAAACAAACTGAACACCTTGCGTTCCAAAATTGACATTGCCGACAGTCAGATCCTGGATATCATTTCCAAGAGAATGAAGATCTCAGAAGAGATCGGCCAGGTTAAAAAAGAGCAGAATGTGGCAATTCTACAAACTAAAAGATGGAATGAGATTCTTGGAAAAATGGTTCTTGAAGGTGAGGAAAAAGGCCTGAGTGAAGAATTTGTTTTGAGAATGTTCAAGGCGATCCACCAGGAATCGATCAACCATCAACAGAAAATTATTGACGGAATAGGATAACTTCCACCGGTTAAGTTTATAAAAAAAGCCTGAGCTCAAAATTTGCTGAACTCAGGCTTTTAAATTTTTGATTTTTCAGGAAGAAATTAATCGGTATAACCCAATCTGCGAGAAGCTTTGCGCATTAGGGTGTTAATTAGTGCATCATTATTACTACCAAGGCTTCCGGCAACTTTCTTATTGTAGTTCCAGAGTAGTTCGCCGTCGGTACCGTTGTTAACACTCATATTGATCGTGGCGGTATTGGTAGCTCCCCAAAATCCAACCAGCAGTCCCAGGGCGATGGAAGCACCATCAGACATTGGTTTATCGGTTTCAAAAGTACCGGTAATAACTGCATCAACACCAAGGATTTGGGCCAGTTGTTCAGAAGTCACCGCTTTTAAGTCGATGTTGTTTTGTAGTAAAAGAACATTTGTCTTTTTAGGATCCTGAACATCAACTTTCAGGCTTCCTCTTTTCTTGCGGTTCAAAAACCAGGAATACATCGAGTTTTGCACAGAAAAGCCCTCGTTCTTTTGAATATCAGCGAATTGTTCTTCGCTTAACTCTTTCATTTGTTTAGGTCTAAGGCTTACCTTTGCGTCAAAGGGAAGGATCGCAATGATCTTGTGATCTTTTGTTTTTTGCTCAAAATCGGGATGCTGATAAAGCTTTGTTTGAGCAGATACTATTCCCAGACCAAATAGGAAAAGTACTGTAAAAATTTTAAAATTAAATTTGTACATAAGTTTATGATTGGTTAAAAAAGAAGCCAAATATATTTTAAAACTTTAATATTTTTTCAAAAATTTTATGACAGGATTAAAAAATATTCATGAAGGGTACGGTATATAAATCTACTGGCAGCTGGTATACGGTTAAAGCTGAAAATAATAAACTCTATGAGTGCCGTATCAAGGGAAAATTTCGAATTCAGGGAATAAAAAGTACCAATCCAGTGGCGGTTGGAGATGTGGTGGTTTTTGATCCGGCTGAGGAAGAAGGCCGGGATACCGGTATTATAAAAAAAATACTTCCTCGCGAGAATTACATCATTCGGCGATCGGTAAACCTTTCCAAACAAACTCATATTATCGCCGCGAATATTGACCAGGTTTTTTTACTAATCACGCTTAATAATCCGCCTACTTTAACCACATTTATCGATCGTTTTCTGGTAACCGCAGAGGCCTATCATGTGAAAGCGGTGCTTCTATTTAATAAAGTCGATACCTATTCTATTGAAGAACTTGCCGAAGTAAAATACCTGGCAGAGCTCTACCGAAATATTGGATATGAGTGCATAGGAATTTCCGCAAAGACAGGAAAGAATGTTGATAAGGTGGTCGCCATGATGAAGGACAGAACCAGTATGATCTCAGGCCATAGCGGCACCGGAAAATCTACGCTTGTCAATGCCATTGAGCCTTCTCTTGATCTTAAAACCGCGGAAATTTCAGAGCAACACCAGCAGGGCCAGCATACCACGACCTTTGCCGAAATGTTCGACCTCAGTTTTGGGGCACGAATTATAGACACTCCGGGAATTAAAGGTTTTGGAGTGGTCGATATGGAACGGGAAGAAATTGGCGATTATTTCCCTGAATTTTTCGAAAGAAAACAGAATTGTAAATTTCATAATTGCCTGCATATAGAAGAGCCGAAATGTGCGGTCAAAGAGGCACTGGAAAATGATGAAATTGCGTGGTCACGCTATAAAAGTTATCTTCAGCTGATGGAAGGGGAGGAAAGCAATTATAGAATTGATCAATTTCAAAAATAATGAAAGCAGTTTTACAACGTGTATCCAAAGCATCTGTAACTATTGAAGGTGAAATTTCGGCAAAGATCGGTAACGGACTTCTTATTTTACTGGGAATTGAAGAAGCCGACACTCAGGATGACATTGAATGGCTATGCCGAAAGATCATCAATATGCGGATTTTCGGAGACGAGAATAATGCGATGAATAATTCTCTAAAAGATGTTGATGGCGATGCCATTGTGGTAAGCCAGTTTACACTTCACGCGAGTACAAAAAAAGGAAATCGCCCCAGTTTTATAAAAGCAGCAAAGCCTGATTTTGCTGAGCCTATGTACGAAAAGTTCGTCGCTCATTTCGAAAAGGAATTCGGGAAAAAGATCGGTACCGGAGAATTTGGTGCCGATATGAAAGTTGAGCTTTTAAATGATGGACCGGTGACAATTTTGATTGATTCGAAAGAAAAAAGTTGATTTTCACATTCTGTGCGGAAATAATTATTGAAAAACAAAATGAAAGTATAGTTTTGGGAAAAGTTTCAACAGATGGACTTAAAAAAAGCACAGAAAGCGGTAGATGATTGGATCAATGAGCATGGCGTTCGCTATTTTAACGAGCTCACCAATATGGCGCAGCTTACCGAAGAAGTTGGCGAGGTGGCAAGGATCATTGCACGTCGCTACGGGGAGCAAAGCGAAAAAGAAAGTGATAAAACCAAAGATCTTGGCGAAGAACTTGCCGATGTTGTCTTTGTGGTGCTCTGCCTTGCGAATCAAACCGGTATCGACCTTCAGGATGCCTTCGATAAAAAGATGGATCTAAAGGCCAAACGCGATCACAAAAGACATCAGAATAACAAAAAACTTAAATAATGAAGGCTAAGGCTTTTCTTAAGATGAAGGCTTTTTGGAAATCGGTTTTATGGTTAGGGCTGGCTTTTATTCTTATTTACAACTTTATCACCATGATGTTCGATTACGGCGGATTTCATTTTGCCCAATTTTTTCAGGACAGGACTGAAAATGGAAACTGGTTGAGGTTTGTACTCGCACAGCTTATGGGAGGTTTCCTTTATGGATTTATTTTAGCCTTCGGTCAGTTTCATGTAAAACAAAAGAAAAGTTAAATTAGCAGTTTAAACTTTGCAATGACTATTTCCTTATCCCACACCCGAAAAGAGCTTGAAGGTGATCTAAAAATTACAGGCTCAAAAAGTGAATCCAATAGATTACTTATCCTGCAGGCGCTTTTTCCTGAAATTGAAATCGAAAACCTTTCCAACAGCGATGATTCAAAAGTGATGCAGATGGCCCTGGAGAAGCATTCAGGGACTATTGATATCCATCATGCCGGTACTGCCATGCGTTTTCTAACCGCCTATTTCGCCAGCCGGGAAAACAATGAGGTCGTGCTTACGGGAAGTAAAAGAATGAAAGAGCGACCTATCCGTTTACTTGTTGAAGCCTTACGTGAGATGGGCGCTGATATTGAATATATGAAGGATGATGGTTTTCCACCACTTAAGATCAATGGCAAAAAACTTGGCGCCAAAAGTGTAAAGCTTCAGGCAAATGTTAGCAGCCAGTACGTGTCTGCCTTGATGCTTATTGCACCTTCCTTGCCTAATGGGCTTGAAATAATACTTCATGGGAAAATTACTTCTACTCCCTATATTCTTATGACGCTGGAAATTATGAAACATGCAGGCATAGAAGGAAAGCTGGAAGGGAATTGTGTAAAAATAGAGCCAGTAAAAGAATTGACATCTAAATCAATTGCTGTAGAGTCTGACTGGAGTTCGGCATCCTATTTTTACAGCCTGGCAGCAATTTCTGACAGAGCTGAGATCAGGCTTTCCAATTACCGTGAAACAAGCAGGCAGGGAGACTGCTGTCTTTCTTCTATCTACCGAAATTTTGGAGTGGAAACCACTTTTGAAAAGAACAGTATTGTTTTAAAAAAAGGACATAAAAAAAGAGCCAAAAGGCTCAGCGAAGATCTTGCCAATTCGCCCGATATCGCCCAAACCATTGCGGTTACCTGTCTTGCTTTAAATATGGAATGCAATTTAACCGGTTTACATACCCTTAAAATTAAAGAAACCGATAGGCTTCAGGCCTTAAAAACAGAGATCGAAAAATTTGGGGCTAAAGTAGCCATTACAAGCGATAGTTTAAGATTATTTCCAGTAGGAAAGCTTAATGAAAATGTGCGCATTGCTACTTATAATGATCACCGAATGGCTATGGCATTTGCACCACTAGCCCTTCGTGTTCCTTTGGAAATTGAAGATGCCGGTGTTGTTTCCAAATCTTATCCAGATTTTTGGAAAGATTTCAGTAAACTGGGAATTGAAAGTTCAGAAATTGAATAATTCTTAAATAAATCGTCATTTACTTGACAACCCCCCTTCCGGGATTGTATATTTGCAGCTTTTAAAACCGGAACTATGGGAATGAAACTTTCAAACTTCAATTTTGAGCTGCCTAAAGAACTTTTGGCCGAGTATCCTACTGAAAACAGGGATGAAGCACGGCTAATGGTTCTAAATAGAAAAGAGCAGACAATTGAACACAAAAAATTTAAAGACTTAATCGATTATTTTGAGCCTGAAGACGTGATGGTTCTGAACAACACCAAGGTTTTTCCTGCAAGATTGTTTGGAAACAAGGAAAAAACAGGTGCCAGGATCGAAGTTTTTTTATTGCGGGAGTTGAATCCGGAGACCAAATTATGGGATGTACTTGTAGATCCTGCCAGAAAGATCAGGATTGGAAATAAACTTTATTTCGGCGAAGACGAGAGTCTTGTCGCTGAGGTAATCGATAATACTACTTCCAGAGGAAGAACCTTGAGATTTTTGTACGATGGGTCGTATAGCGATTTCCGAAGAAAATTAAAGGAACTGGGACAGACTCCGCTTCCAAAATACATTAAAAGGGATGTAGAACCTGAGGATGAGGAACGTTACCAGACGATCTATGCTAAAAACGAAGGCGCTGTAGCCGCACCAACCGCCGGCCTGCATTTCTCAAAACATTTGCTTAAAAGACTTGAGATAAAGGGCGTGGATTTTGCCGAGGTTACCCTTCACGTAGGTTTAGGAACTTTTAGCCCAGTAGAGGTTGAGGACCTTTCAAAGCATAAAATGGACAGTGAGGAAGCTTTTATCACTAAAGATGCTACCGATATAATCAATAAAGCGAAGAGTGAAAGACGTAAGGTATGCGCAGTGGGAACTACAGTGATGCGTGTATTGGAAAGTTCGGTATCTTCAAATCAAACTCTTAACGAATTTGCCGGCTGGACCAACAAATTTATTTTCCCTCCATACGATTTCAATATCGCTAATTGTATGGTTACCAATTTTCACACGCCAAAATCAACTTTGTTAATGATGGTATCTGCCTTTGCAGGACATGATTTCGTAAAGAAAGCGTATGCAGAAGCGGTAAAAGAAAAATATCGTTTTTATACTTACGGCGATGCGATGCTGATATTATAATGAATTTATAATAATTTAAAAATCAACCTCACAGGTTCTCGAAACCTGTGAGGTTTGTATTTTTGTGAAGTGAAAGAATCAAAGAAAGACATACGGGCATTAACTAAAGAGCAACTTCAGGAATTTTTTATTTCCCAGGGAGATAAATCTTTTCGTGGATCTCAGGTTTACGAGTGGTTATGGAATAAAGGCGTGCATAGTTTTGATGACATGACCAACATTTCAAAAGATACCCGTGAAATGCTGAAGGAGAATTTCGTCATTAACCACATTCGGGTCGACCGTATGCAAAGGAGCAGTGACGGGACCATTAAAAATGCGGTAAAACTTCACGATTCCCTAACGGTAGAGTCGGTTTTGATTCCAACTAAAACCAGGACCACTGCCTGTGTTTCTTCCCAGGTGGGATGCAGCCTTGATTGCCAGTTTTGTGCAACTGCGAGATTGAAACGAATGCGTAATTTAAATCCTGATGAAATTTACGATCAGGTGGTCGCAATCGATAATGAAAGCAGGCTTTATTATGACAGGCCCTTGTCTAATATTGTTTTTATGGGAATGGGAGAACCACTGATGAATTACAACAACGTGATGAAGGCTATAGAAAAAATAACCTCTCCCGAAGGCCTTGGAATGTCTCCAAAGCGAATTACCGTTTCTACTTCAGGGGTTCCTAAAATGATCAAAAAACTGGCAGATGACGAGGCGAAGATAAAACTGGCGGTTTCATTACATTCTGCCAGGGATGAGGTGAGAACTGCAATTATGCCTTTTAATGAGACTTTTCCGCTTAAAGATCTTCGTGAATCCCTTGAATACTGGTATTCCAAAACCAAACGCCGCATTACCTACGAATATATCGTGTGGAAAGATATTAATGATACTCCGGAAGATGCACGGGCACTCGTGCAGTTTTGCAAATATGTTCCCTGTAAAGTCAATCTCATTGAGTACAATCCAATTGACGACGGAGATTTCCGGCAGGCAGCAGGCAGTGCTACAGATATGTACCAGGAGATGCTTGAGAAAAATGGTATTACCGTCACGGTTAGACGTTCCAGGGGAAAAGATATCGATGCCGCCTGTGGACAACTGGCTAATAAATCTTCTTAAGACCCTATTAATTTTGTGTTTTCGACTTAAGGAAAATACTTATCTTTACCGCCTTTATGAAGGTAATTTCCCAGATAAAACTACCGGTTGAAAAGGAGATGGAACTTTTTGAAAAAAAGTTCTTCGAGTCCATGTCTTCAAAAGTGGCTCTATTAAATAGAATAACTCATTTTATCGTAAACCGCAAGGGCAAACAAATGCGCCCCATGTTTGTATTCCTCGTTGCAAAAATGGTTTCTGAAGGAACTGTAAACGAACGCACCTACCGCGGAGCTTCGGTTATTGAGTTAATACATACCGCGACTTTAGTTCATGATGATGTAGTGGACGATTCCAACCGGCGCAGGGGATTCTTTAGTATTAATGCTCTCTGGAAGAACAAAATTGCCGTCCTGGTTGGAGATTACTTATTATCAAAAGGACTTTTACTTTCTATTGACAATAATGATTTTGACCTTCTGAAAATTATTTCGGTTGCCGTTAAAGAAATGAGCGAAGGGGAGCTGCTTCAAATTGAAAAAGCAAGGAGACTTGATATTACCGAAGCGGTTTATTATGATATTATTCGGCAAAAAACGGCTACTTTGATCGCCGCCTGCTGTAGTCTCGGGGCAGCTTCAGTTAAGCCTGAAAGCAATGAAATTGGTAAAATGAGAAGATTTGGTGAGCTGATTGGAATGGCTTTTCAAATAAAAGATGACCTTTTCGATTATGGCGCTGAAAAAATTGGCAAACCTACCGGAATCGATATTAAGGAACAGAAAATGACGCTTCCTCTTATATATACTTTGAACAATGTTTCAAAAAAGGAAAAGGACTGGCTGATAAATTCTGTTAAAAACCACAATAAAGATCGTAAGCGGGTAAATGAAGTGATTTCTTTTGTAAAGAAAAATGGAGGCCTGGACTATGCGGTAAAGCGTATGAAGGAATTTCAAAATGAGGCACTCCTCATCCTGAAGGATTATCCAGATTCACCTTATAAAGACAGCCTGGAGCTTATGGTGAACTACGTGATCGAGAGAGAGAAATAATTTTTAGACAGGATTGAAAGGCTAAGAAGCATCATCGATCTCTTCCAGGCCATCATCGGTATCATTAATTTCCTCATTGATCTCCTTATTAAGCTTTTCGGCTCCTTTTTCAATTTTTTCTCCTGCTTTTTCAGCACCGTCCTTAATATCTTTTTCAATGGCCTTGGCAGCTTCTTCGGTTTTCTCCTGTGTAGTTTCCCGGCAGGAAAAGGCACCAATGGTAAAAAGGGTCAATAAGAACAGGCATGTAAATTTTTTCAGCATTTTCATTTTTTTCTTTCTTATAAAAAAAGCCATTCGCAAGAATGGCTTTAAGGATTTGGAATATTTAAAGACTACATATCATCATCAGTATTCATATCGTCATCGGCATTCATGTCATCAGTGCCTTCTGCTTCTTGTTCCATTTCATCACCAGCGTTTTCTGCGGCGTTTTCTGCATTTTCTCCAGCAGATTCAATCGCATCACCAGTATTTTCTACTGCGTCTTCCGCGTTTTCCTGAGTCGTTTCTCTACAGGAATAGATTGAAAGGGTCATTGTTGCAACAGCAAATAGTAAGAATAATTTTTTCATTGTTAAAATGTTTAATTAGTTGAAGCAACAAATTTAAGCAAATTTTATTTATGTTAAAGCGGAGTATTTACTTTAAATATTCTTAAAGTTTTGAGCTATTTCCCCAGGAGGTAAAAATTTCCTTAAAAAATTAACGAGGAACCTTAAATTTTATTAAAAAACTCATAAAAGGAATCTCGTAGGTTTCCTGTGTCTCTTCTCCGGATTTTCGTCCTAAGTTTCTTTCTTAACTACCCGAAGCTGATGTACTGAAATCCTTGCAAATATACTGCTCCCGGAAAAAACAGTTTCAGACATTCAAAATTGTAGTTGGTTTAAAGGTAAAGCACCTCAATTAATTTTATAAAAAGTACTTCAAAATTTAAAAATATTGTATCTTTTTACCTGCTCATTAATTTCACAAAGTCATTTCATAAATGTTTAGTAAAGTCTGTAAAACATTGTTTGCCATTGTTTTAAGTGTAGCTTCGGCCTATTCTCAGCAACTTGTGCCACCTATACAAAGTTATTCTCCCAATACCTACGGAGGTGGAAGTCAGAATTGGGAAATTGCTATTGATGACAAAGGAGTAATTTATTCTGCGAATAATCAGGGATTACTGGTTTATGACGGTTTAAGCTGGGAGCTATTGTCTTTAGATACCCAGTCAATTATTCGCGCCGTATATCCTTTCAATAATAGAATTTATACAGGATCTTATAATGAATTTGGCTATTGGAGCAGGAATGATAAAGGACAATTGGTTTATAGGTCTTTAAGTCCGCTAATGAAAGATCTTAATTTAAGAAGCGATGAATTCTGGCAGATCATATCCTTTAAAGATGATATTTATTTCAGATCCTTCGGAGCTATCTATAAATATGCTAATAACCAAATAAAGAAATTCACCAGTATTAACTGTACCGCGCTGGAAACTTTTAAAGGTCATCTTGTTGCAGCAGAAGGTTCTCAAGGAATAAGTTTTTTTAATGAGGATGGAACGAAAGCTGAAACTATGGCAGATTTTAAAGCTTTGCAGGGAAAAAAGATAGTTGATTTAAAAAAATATAAAGATTCCCTTTATATAGGCACCACAGATAATTTGTACATCTATTCCGGTGATAAGTTAAGATCCTTCCCTGATCCTCTTATCCATAAGCTGCTATCGGAATTTGAACTTAATCATTTATTAATTCTTTCTCCCAATGAAATTATTCTTGGAACCCTTAAAAACGGGATCATTCATTACAAAGATGGAAAGGTGAATTTATATAATCGTACCTCCGGATTGCAAAATAATACGGTTCTGGGGATGCATTATGCCCATCATAAACTGTGGCTTGCTTTAGATAAAGGAATTGACGCAATAGATCTTCATTCTCCGTTCAGTTTTTATACCGATAAATCGGGCGAAATTGGCGCTGTTTATGACATTGCCTCTTACAAGAATAATTATTTTATCGCCTCCAATACAGGGACTTACAGGTTTAAAGATATGGTTCCTGAGCAGATCGAGAATTCACAGAGTCATACCTGGAATCTTGAATTAATAAATGGGGATCTTTATGCGAATCATAATGCGGGTACCTTTAAAATAGTAGAGAATACTTTTGAACCCATTGATACGCATACCGGAAGTTACTGTTTTAAAGAAGATCAGGAAAATAAAGGCAAATATTTGCTCTGTCACTATACAGGTTTGAGCTTTTATGATCCTATAAATGAAAAACTTGAAGATCTTAAAGAGGTGAATTTTCCTGTGAAAAAAGCTGTTTTCGATAGTGATGGCAGTATTTGGGCAGCTCACCCTTATGAAGGAATTTACCATCTGTTTCGTAAAAATGATACTACTTTTTCAAAAATTGAGAAGCTGCCAGGTTTAGATGGCAAGGCGAATTTTAGTCCCCAACTTTATAAAGTCAATGATCAGATAATCGTTTACTTAAACACCAAATGGTATAAATACAATCCTTTTAAGGGAAAATTTGAAGCATTTAAAGAATTTTCAAAATACAATAATTGCCGGCTGGTATACGCCGGCAAAGGAGAATATT
This genomic interval carries:
- a CDS encoding pyridoxal phosphate-dependent aminotransferase, coding for MITADRLGEVQEYYFSKKLREVAELRKQGKPVINLGIGSPDLAPPVEVIEALNEALTSNNAHQYQPYKGINELREEIANFYDHFYGVSLDPENEILPLMGSKEGIMHISMAFLNKDDEVLLPNPGYPTYSSVSQLLEAKIRNYDLKDETNWLPDLEGLEKEDLSKVKLMWINYPNMPTGTRAPESFFEEITAFAEKHKILVINDNPYSFIQNSKPSSAIKKQNPSDYVMELNSLSKSFNMAGWRVGMLVGSRKNIDSVLRVKSNMDSGMFYPVQAGAVEALKLKEDWFEKQNKIYSDRKKLVMQFLKELGCEADKDQAGLFVWAKVPAGKTSAEVVDELLYKYDIFTTPGFIFGSNGEGYVRLSLCASENAINEALNRIKR
- a CDS encoding prephenate dehydrogenase, whose translation is MNVFIIGTGLIGGSFALDLKQVMPKVKIFGIDAKEEHLQQALETGIIDAEANFSDLCNAELVYLAIPVDAAIKLLPEILELVPENCVVIDTGSTKEKICQLVADHPKRRNFLAAHPIAGTEFSGPSAAINGLFSKKTNIICEVEKTAFKLQEKALEIFHSVGMRIRYMDPASHDRHIAYVSHLSHISSFMLGKTVLEKEKNERDIFDLAGSGFASTVRLAKSSPAMWTPIFAQNKDNVLETLDEYISNLSHFRELLSKDNFEEVFSEMDKTNHIKSVLNGITENEPLKKLENGK
- a CDS encoding bifunctional 3-deoxy-7-phosphoheptulonate synthase/chorismate mutase type II, coding for MENKKELRKWLDDFGLDHPLVIAGPCSAETEEQVLTIAHQLKDSDATVLRAGIWKPRTRPGNFEGVGSLGLKWLQKAKEETGMLTTTEVANPTHVDLALKHDVDILWIGARTTVSPFIVQEIADALKGTDKIVLVKNPVNPDLALWLGAVERLYTADISNLGVIHRGFSAYEKTKYRNNPEWQIAIELQNKFPDLPLILDPSHIAGRRDIIFDLCQTALDLNYDGIMVETHHTPDDAWSDAKQQITPDTLKQIMKDLKVRKEVSASEEYQNKLNTLRSKIDIADSQILDIISKRMKISEEIGQVKKEQNVAILQTKRWNEILGKMVLEGEEKGLSEEFVLRMFKAIHQESINHQQKIIDGIG
- the rsgA gene encoding ribosome small subunit-dependent GTPase A, which encodes MKGTVYKSTGSWYTVKAENNKLYECRIKGKFRIQGIKSTNPVAVGDVVVFDPAEEEGRDTGIIKKILPRENYIIRRSVNLSKQTHIIAANIDQVFLLITLNNPPTLTTFIDRFLVTAEAYHVKAVLLFNKVDTYSIEELAEVKYLAELYRNIGYECIGISAKTGKNVDKVVAMMKDRTSMISGHSGTGKSTLVNAIEPSLDLKTAEISEQHQQGQHTTTFAEMFDLSFGARIIDTPGIKGFGVVDMEREEIGDYFPEFFERKQNCKFHNCLHIEEPKCAVKEALENDEIAWSRYKSYLQLMEGEESNYRIDQFQK
- the dtd gene encoding D-aminoacyl-tRNA deacylase; protein product: MKAVLQRVSKASVTIEGEISAKIGNGLLILLGIEEADTQDDIEWLCRKIINMRIFGDENNAMNNSLKDVDGDAIVVSQFTLHASTKKGNRPSFIKAAKPDFAEPMYEKFVAHFEKEFGKKIGTGEFGADMKVELLNDGPVTILIDSKEKS
- a CDS encoding nucleotide pyrophosphohydrolase; translated protein: MDLKKAQKAVDDWINEHGVRYFNELTNMAQLTEEVGEVARIIARRYGEQSEKESDKTKDLGEELADVVFVVLCLANQTGIDLQDAFDKKMDLKAKRDHKRHQNNKKLK
- the aroA gene encoding 3-phosphoshikimate 1-carboxyvinyltransferase, with the protein product MTISLSHTRKELEGDLKITGSKSESNRLLILQALFPEIEIENLSNSDDSKVMQMALEKHSGTIDIHHAGTAMRFLTAYFASRENNEVVLTGSKRMKERPIRLLVEALREMGADIEYMKDDGFPPLKINGKKLGAKSVKLQANVSSQYVSALMLIAPSLPNGLEIILHGKITSTPYILMTLEIMKHAGIEGKLEGNCVKIEPVKELTSKSIAVESDWSSASYFYSLAAISDRAEIRLSNYRETSRQGDCCLSSIYRNFGVETTFEKNSIVLKKGHKKRAKRLSEDLANSPDIAQTIAVTCLALNMECNLTGLHTLKIKETDRLQALKTEIEKFGAKVAITSDSLRLFPVGKLNENVRIATYNDHRMAMAFAPLALRVPLEIEDAGVVSKSYPDFWKDFSKLGIESSEIE